The Papaver somniferum cultivar HN1 chromosome 3, ASM357369v1, whole genome shotgun sequence genome includes a region encoding these proteins:
- the LOC113358489 gene encoding uncharacterized protein LOC113358489, whose protein sequence is MDYDFRARTGPPYDAHNNSMYRPVTTTTNSSNHGSSLYPRVGPSGGHGALPARAPSFQQNTSPSPSSGMGIRVAIKPEYRITPPPQLSPAVGEIPRSTFQFDFDFEKKVLAEADKDGQNWTGFAQENLPSRTTESTSSVGSVTDPVVSKYIASGLSREAVPFAVANFGDNPTKVREFVNGYNLLREMGFPSNSVAEALGMYDNDTDKALAHFLNSSS, encoded by the exons ATGGATTATGATTTTAGAGCAAGAACAGGACCACCGTATGATGCTCATAATAACTCCATGTATAGACCAGTAACAACTACGACTAATTCATCAAATCATGGCTCTTCACTTTACCCTAGAGTTGGACCTTCTGGTGGTCATGGAGCTCTTCCTGCTCGCGCACCTTCTTTCCAGCAGAACACCTCTCCTTCTCCTTCCT CAGGAATGGGGATTAGGGTTGCAATTAAACCAGAATACAGAATAACTCCACCT CCTCAGTTGTCGCCGGCTGTTGGAGAAATTCCACGGAGCACTTTtcagtttgattttgattttgagaagaaagttcTTGCGGAGGCAGACAAGGATGGCCAAAACTGGACCGGGTTTGCTCAGGAAAACCTTCCATCTAGAACTACAGAATCAACTTCTTCTGTG gGCTCTGTCACAGACCCAGTGGTGAGTAAATACATTGCTTCGGGACTAAGTCGAGAGGCTGTGCCGTTTGCAGTGGCAAATTTTGGAGATAATCCCACCAAG GTTAGGGAATTTGTTAACGGCTACAATCTTCTCAGAGAAATGGGATTCCCTTCAAACAGTGTGGCTGAAGCCTTAGGCATGTATGATAATGATACAGACAAGGCACTGGCTCATTTCCTCAACAGCTCATCATAG